The sequence ACCTATGGGGCTTTGCAGTAGAGAAGGTGTTAAAAAGAACTTGAAAATTTAACACTGTGATGTGGTAATGATGTAGTAGAAAAATAGCTTCTTTTTACAATAAATTTATAACCTAGGTAGCATTAGAAGGTTATTAAAAAGTTAGATAGGTTTTTTGTACTATCAATCTGTAGTTTTTTTCTTAATCTATACCGATGTATTTCCACACCTCTAATTGTAATAGCCATAAGAGGTGCAATTTCTTTGGTAGAGAGGTTCATCTTTAGGTACGCACATAATTTTAGGTCTTTTGGAGTTAAGGTTGGATATTTTTTTAAAAGACGTTCGAAAAAATCTTCATGTAACTCTTTAAAGTTTACCTCAAATCTTTTCCAGTCTTCCGTATCCTTTACTGAATTATTTAATTTTTTGATAAAAGACCTGTATCGTTGAGAATTAGAGAATTTATCCTTGTGCAGTACAAGCATGTTTTTTAATTCTAAAATCATCTCATTCTTTTTGGCAATATTCAAAGTTGTGCTTGCCAATTCGTTTTGTTTGAGCTTGATTTCTTTTGCTAACTTTTCTTTTTCAAGTGTGGCCAATTTCTCTTTTTGTTCCTTTTTCATTTGCAACTCAAGCTCCTCTCGTTTTCGTTCCAATTTCCTCGCATTGTACCATCTAACTATAAAGACACCCGCTATAGCCATTAAGATGTAAAGAGCAATACTTATCTTGGAAAGGTACCAAGGGGGGATATTTTAAATTCTACGGTACTTGGAGAGGAGGTTTCATTATCAATGCCTACCGTTGAAACATTGAAAAAATAGTCTCCATAGGGAAGGTTCTGAAAGTTGATAAAACCATTAGTTGCATACGCCTCATAATTTTTAGGGCCTTTTAATTTATAATGGTAACGGGGTTGTATCAGTTCTGGAGAGGCTACTTCAATGGTTATATCGTGTGAATATTTAAAAGGGATTTTTAAGGCATTCTGATTTACAGTATGAGTATCTTTTTCGTCTTTTATAAAATTCAATGTGGGAGTTGGTAAAGCGAAACTATCCAACTGTTTTTGAAATTGTGAACGATTGATTTTTGCAAAACCATCACTTAATGTGATGAAAGCTAGACTATCGCTCAGTTTTATCATGTTTTGTGAATCCGATACCAGTCTTTCGCGCAACTGAAGATCAGTAATCAATAAGCTATCTGTTTTAAGGTTTGTATGGATAATTTCTTTCTCTTCTTCGTTGTCCACAAACCAGAAATAACTGTCATCAAAAAATAAAAGTTCCTTGTTATTAAATTTTTGAAACTCTTCAAAAAGGATGATGCGGTCAAGAATAGGGTCATATTTGTACCATGTTTTATCATTGAAGAAAACAATCTGGTTTTTAATGTTGTATATTTTGATGTTAAACTCACTTGGTGCATTTTCACCTATATATTGCTTTATGCTAACTACTTCATCAAAATCATTGTTAATGTGGATTCTATAAAACCCTTTGTAGGGATGTGCCGCCCATAGAATATTTGGAGTTTCAAAACATAATTGCTTTATAGGAAAGTTGACATCTCCATCTACTTTGGTAACTTCCCACGAATCATCTTCCCTCTTTTTGTATTTAACAAGTCCATTGTATGTTCCTTGCATGTATGAGGAATTTTGTTCAGGTATTTTCTTAATCTCATAACCACCTGAAAAAGAGGAAACTTTTTCAAGTTTTGTATGGTTGAGTTTATAAGTGCCCGTGTTGTGTCCGCAAAATAAATTGTCAGCAACAACTTCCAAGTCCCAAACATGACCTTGGGAACCTTCTACAAATTTTAGTTCATTATTTTCAAAATAAAACACTCCAGTATTGCTGCCAACATAAAGTTTGTTGTTATGAAAAGCCATATCATATACCATTCCCAATGTTCCATAGTAATCGGTATAATACGTTATTGGGTTGTTGAGTCTTACCCTTGCTATTCCATTGTCAAGCCCCAACCATAACTGATTGTTGAATTGGAGCATTGCAAGAACTGTGTTGTTTTGTAACCCAGATTCTTTATTTAGCACTTGTGAGGTCTGCGTATCTGGGTCAAAAAGATAAACTCCGTTTTTAATTGTTCCGAACGCTATTTTTTTTGTGGTGAGATTGAGTATTTTATTTAATTGGTGCATTTTCAATTCGTCATTCACCATTGCTTTCCATGGTTCCAGTTTTGCATCATCCAATAAGTAACATCCATTGAGTTTAGTTCCGATCAATAGGCCGTTTTCAATTATGACCATATCGGTAATCGTTTTGTCCACTAATAATCCTTGATTGTCCAAAGGAACTATAGCTTCGTCCTTTATCTCAAAAAGCCCTTCGGTTCCGGCGGCCACAATGATTCTATTTTTATAAGCAATGATATCAGAAATAATTTCTTGAGGGTCTATAACCGTAATTTTATCATTTTCATAGATATAGATTGCTGAAAAAGACCTAAACAAAATTTTGTTGTCAACCTGAAGAATTTCCCAAAACTCCTCACTAGTAAACAAATGGTTTTTGATTAGATGGGTCAATGATGTGTATTCCAGAACTCCAGTTTTATTTTTTTTCCAAAACCCAAATTCTTCATAGGACCCGGTATATATCCGATCACCCACTGATGCCGCAGATCGTATAATGGTATTGTTTGGCAACTTGTTAAGACTCCATTTTTCGCCATTAAAATAGAGGAGTCCCTTATTGTTGGCCACAAAAAGCTCACCTTTTTCATTCACGGACAATCCCCAATTTTTGCTTGCTCCTTTATACTCCAGAGGTTTGTAATTATAAATAGGAGGAAGCAAGTTTTGTGCAATGGTCAGTGCGGGAATTAAATATAAAAGGATAAGTATTTTAGAGGAATTCAACATTTAGGTTTACTGCTTAAGTATGAAAAGTATAGGTTGCTTAAAATGAATATACAAAACTATATGTATTGAAAAAGTGAATAACCTATGCTTAACCTTAGTTTTTGAAATGTTTTTCTACATCATTAATACTTCATAATTTATAAAAGAAAGAAAATGAATATTCTACATGACCTTTGTGGGGTCTGCAGCATCGTTTTCATTTCTACGGATTTATCCCATTCTTCTTTTTTTGAATTTGGAGATGTTCTCCAAAAGAGATTTGAGGATAGATTATAGCCAATATCTCGCTCTGTAATCTTATGCTGGAAAGTTGGTGATATCGAATCTTTACTTTTGCAGAAATCAAGAAATTGAATAGTTTTACACTTCACAATGAAAAAACCTGAACAGTTAATCTTATTCCTTTTTGTAACCCTGTTTTTGTCTTCAAAGGTTGCAGGGCTTCATGTGCTTACACATGATACGGATGATGTTGATGTTCAGCATTGCGAGCTTTGTGATGTAACATCTTCCATAAGTTTTACCCCACTATTATCAACGGATAATGAATTTTCCTCACCAGGGAATACCCTTTTTATTGAGTCCAAACATATTAAGGGAACCGAGCTAGTTGTTTTTTACAAGAAACTCTTAGAAAATTCTAGCTTATCTAGACCACCTCCACAAATTTCTTAAACCATTTTTAATTTTCAATTAAGCACTGGAAGGACTACTGATGTTTTTTTCATGGCATGATGTAGATGACATTCTTTTGTAATATGAAGATGCCATTGAGATCATAGCTGCTTGTTTTGGAATTAGGATGGAATATCTCACACAAAAGGAGCTGCGTAATTCCCATCGCTTGATGGTATGAGCGGTCGATTCAATTAATCAATTTTAACAAAATATTTATGCTTAAAGCAGTTAATGTGACTAAGTCGTACAACGGCAAAGTCGCTTTAAAAGACATTTCATTTGAAGTAGGCAGAGGAGAGATTTTTTGTCTTTTAGGCCAAAATGGTGCTGGAAAGACCACAACGATAAACATCTTTCTGGGGTTCATAGAAAAAGATGGAGGTCAAGCCTTTGTTGGTAATAAGGAAGTGGGGAAGGATAAAATAAATCAACTTACCGCTTATATCCCAGAAACTGTACAGTTGTACAGTAACTTATCTGGGATAGAGAATTTGGATTTCTTCAGCCGTTTAGCAGGCTTCACCTACACTACACAACAACTAGAAGAATTTTTAACCAAAACGGGCTTACAGCAAGATGCGCAGCACAAACGCTTGTCATCTTACTCCAAAGGCATGCGCCAAAAAGTTGGAATTGCCGTGGCACTGGCTAAAAATGCGGAGGTCATTTTTATGGATGAGCCCACATCTGGCTTGGACCCTAAAGCCACTGCCGAATTCACTAAAATATGCAAAGAACTTGCAGGCTTAGGTAAGGTCATTTTTATGGCTACTCATGACATTTTCAATGCGGTTGAATTGGGTACAACCATAGGTATTATGAAAGAGGGTGTCTTAGCACAACAACTAAAAGCTAACGAAATAGACGCAGGCCAATTAAATCAACTGTATTTAGAAACTATATAATAACCAAAAATGAAAAAATATATCCTATTAACTATTGCATTGCTAACCCTTCAATTATCGGTTGGACAGCTAAGTGTAAAAGGCAAAATAACAGATCAGCAAGGCAATGCAGTATTTGGAGCAACTATTTCGTATAACAATACTGATACTGGTAAATATGGCGGAGCTGTAACTGAGCAAGACGGAAATTTTAATCTTGAATTACCTCAGACAGGGGCGTATCAATTAAAGATAGATTACATTGGTATGCGGTCCCAAAGCTTCGATTATACCTTTGATGAAGAAAAGGAATATGATTTGGGTATGCTTGTTTTAGAAGAAAGCCTACAACAATTACAATCTGTAGAGGTGATAGGTAGAGCAAGACAAGATTACAATAGCGACTACTCCTTTTCCGCAACTAAAGTTGCCATTAAAAACAGGGAGTTACCGCAGGCAGTGGCAACTGTCACTAAAGAACTTTTGGCCGACAGACAGGCTTTTCAATTAACAGATGCGGTAAAAACCGTAAGTAATGTTGCTATTACCGGCCTTTACAATCATTACAATATTAGAGGTATCACTCAGGCTGATGACGGACAAGTGTTAAACGGTATGCGTACACGTCAGTACTACTTTTTGCAGCCCATTACCTCTCACCTTGAGAGGGTGGAAGTGATTAAAGGGCCTTCGTCAGTAACTTTTTCTAGTGCTGACCCAGGTGGTACAGTGAATATGGTAACCAAAAAGCCATTGTTCGAAAAACGTAATGAGGTGTCCGTGGCAGCAGGTAGTTTCGGTACGTTGAGAGCTACAGCAGATTTTACAGGGCCTTTAAACGACTCTAAAACGCTATTGTATCGTTTTAATGCTGCTTTTCAAGAGGCTGATTCATTTAGAGACGTTGTAAACAACAATGCCTTTTTAATTTCACCCTCTTTAAGTTATATCCCTAACGATAACACATCGCTGAATGTGGAAATGATTTATAACAATGCTGAAGGTAATTTGGATAGAGGACAACCCATTTTTGGAGCAATCAATGGTGAGTTTGATTTGAATAGCACCCCGATTACCCGAAATGTTGGAGCATCAAGTGATCATTACAAAAACAAGGAGTTTATTTTCATGACCAACTTCAGCAAAAAGTTTACCGAAAACTTTGGGTTTAATGCCCAATACATGAAACAGACTTGGGATGAAGATTTAGCAGAGCACAGAGTTGATGGTACAGCAGTTGATATTGATGGCAATGTGATTCCTACACTTGCAAGAATGAGGTATGATGAGAGACAACAATTTTGGGAAACAGATAATTTCAGTGGGTTTTTTAATTTCGACATTAAGAAGGGTAAGGTAACCAACAAACTATTGGTAGGGTACGATGCTACACGTTGGGAAAGAAAAATTGGTGCTGGATTCCTTCGTGCCCGAAGGTATTTAACCGTCAGTGGAGGCCAGTCGAATTTTGACCCAGATAATCCGGATAACTTTCAACAAATGGTTGTTGATGGTGTAACCATGCCGGTGCCTGCAGTTCCTCATTTTAATCTCGAAGACCCTTTCAATGGCGCAAGAAATACAAATGCTTATAATCTTGCTGAATTAACGATTCCTGCCAATCTTAATACAAGTAATGGTATATATATTCAAAACCAATTCAAGATTGGAAAGTTTTCTGCCTTGGTTAATTTAAGATACGAATGGTTCAAAGATATTTTCGACTATGAAGGCGATGAACAAGAATTTAAAGCCAATTCTTTGATTCCGAGATTAGGTTTGACCTATGAAATCAACAAGGACATTAGTGCTTATGCAACCTATTTAGAAGGTTTTCAGCCACATACGAATACGGTATCGTTGTCGCCAACGGCGGAAGGTTTCTTTTGGGCAGCCTCGCCAGGCAGATTTGACCCACTGGAAAGTAACTTAAAAGAAGTTGGTTTTAAAGGCGAATTTATGAACGGAAAAGTATTTGCCAACTTAGCCATTTTTGAAATTACCCAAAAAAATCTCTTGCTTGGTGATACCTATGATTTAGATAACCTAACAACGAGAGGTGAGCAACGCAGTAGAGGTTTTGAGATGGATATTTCTGGTTATGTGTCACCAAATTTTCAATTGATAGCTTCTTATGGCTATAACGATGCAGAAATTGTGGAAGATGCTATTGAAGAATTTATTGGAGAACGTATTGGAGGTGCCCCAAAGCACAATGCAAATTTTTGGACACGTTACGATTTTGTCAATGAAGCTTTAAGAGGCATTGGAGTTGGTTTTGGTGCTCAATATGTTGACGAAAGATTTACTTGGTACAATCCTACTTACGACACAGGTAGGGTATTATTGCCAGACTATACCGTATTTGATGCTGCTGTATACTATAAACCAAATAATACAGGTATCCAGTTGACTTTGAAAGTAAATAATTTGTTTGATGAAACCTATTGGTTAGGAGGCCTCAACCCTTCAAGGTTAGGCCCTGGAGCACCAAGGAACGTCTTGTTGAATGCCACATATAAGTTTTAAAGATGCGTAAAAAAGTAATCTATTTATTGGCGCGTCAGTTATGGATAGATGCCTTTAGGTCAAAGGTGATGCAATTAGCCTCAATTTTATTGGGGCTATTGCTAGCCTTTTCTATCTATACGGGTTGGCAGAATTACCATGATCAGAATTTTACCCGAGATTTAATTCAAGATGAGGTAAGGGAAAGTTGGGAGAGCAACCCAGATAAGCACCCCCATAGAATGGCACACTATGGTTCTTTCGCCTTGCGATTAAAACATGTACTGAGTGTATTTGACCTAGGAATGGAAAACTTTGTGGGAAATGCTGTTTTTTTAGAAGCTCATAAACAAAATACCGTGAACTTTTCTGAAGCTAGCATGTCTACAGGTCTGCTTCGTTTTGGAGAAGTAAGTCTGGCCATGTTGCTTAAGGTAATTGCCCCCTTGCTTATTTTCTATTTAGGCTTTGCAACCATATCAGGAGAAAGGGAGAGCGGAACCTTAAAACTTTTAATAGGACAAGGTATTATTAGAAAAGAGATAGTTTTTGGTAAGTGGCTGGGATTATGGAGTTTGTCTTTGGTTTTTCTGATAACTGTTTTTACAATATTACTTTTTTTCGTCGTTCTGGAAGGACATGAAGTACAGCACGCAAGTAGTTTTTCAAGATATCTCGTTTTGCTAGTGGCCTACTGGCTATTTTTTGGAGTTTTAAGTGCGATCACCATTTTGGTTTCGGCCTTTAGCAAAACAGCCAAAGGCGCCTTGGTAAAACTATTGGGCATTTGGTTGTTGTTTGTCATAGTGCTTCCTAAATCACTTCAGGCCATGGGGTATTATCTATATCCTACCCCGTCTAAAATTGAGATGGAAACTGCTGTGGAACATGACTTAAAAAAACTTGGAGACAGCCATAATCCAGATGACCCACATTTCAAAGCCCTAAGGGATTCTGTGCTTAAAGCACATAATGTAGATAAAGTGGATGACCTGCCATTTAACTATAGTGGATTTATTATGGCTCAAGGTGAAGATTTGAGCACTCACGTCTACTTGGAACATCAAAATAAACTTTACAATGTTTATAGCAAACAGAATGATGTAGAGCGTTTATCTGCCTTTATAAATCCGTATACCGCTATTAAAAATTTATCCATGGCCTTTTCCGGAACAGATTTCAAGTCTTTTCTACACTTTAAAGAAAAAGCGGAAGCATATCGATTCAATCTAGCACAGGAAATGAACCAGTTGCAAATGGATTTGATCCCAAATAGAGGTAAGGCTGGACCAAGTAAAATTTCTAATACCTACTGGAAGGAATTCCCTCCTTTCGAGTATCGTTTTTTAAAGTTATCTGAGGTGGTTCACAATGAAATGACATCACTATTGGCACTTATCCTATGGAGTGTTTTAGTAGTACTGGGATTACTTCGATTATCAACTAAATTAAAAGCTATTTAAATGATTAAATTATTGTTTAAATCCTTTTTTAGGACAAAAATTTTCGTGGTTAGCTTGGTGTTGCTGCTAACTGTTGGAGTCATTAGTATTCTAATAGGCAAGCAATATTTGGTGAAACAAGAAAAGGCGATAGTAGCCGCAGAAAAATTTCAGGAAAAGAGCATTGAGAACAATGTACAGTATCATAAAGAAGATTTAGGCCTATTGCTATATTATTTGCGATTTACGCTAATAAAACAGCCTGCCAGTCTTAGTGCTATTTCAATCGGTCAGAGCGATGTAAATCCAATTTTACAGGCGGTTACCATTCGTGGACTGGAAGGGCAGAAATATGATACCGACTTTGAGAATCCATCGTTGTTAATGTCCGGTAATCTAGATTTGGGCTTCGTGATAATTTACCTATTTCCATTGGTATTGATTGCCCTTACATTTAATCTTTATTCGGAAGAAAAAGAATTGGGTACTTGGCGAATGCTAGCGGCACAGACCAAAAACAAGATGATATTTCTATTACAAAAGCTTGGAATACGGGTACTGTTTGTTTTTGTTCTTTTACTTCTTCTGATTTTGTTGGCCAGCGCAATTCTGCAGATTGAGTATGATCAAAACCTTTTAGCGTTTGCCATTCAAGGCTTTTTGTATTTATCATTTTGGAGTGCACTGTGCCTTTTAGTGGTCTCTTTTAGGAAAAAATCGAGCTTTAATGCTATCGGATTGATTGCTATATGGGTCGTGCTGACTATTTTGTTTCCCGCGATAATAAACAATTACGTCCTAAATAAGTATCAAGTGCCCGAAGCGCTACATGCTATGTTAGAACAACGTGATGGTTATCATGAAAAGTGGGATTTGGAAAAAGATGTTACCATGAATGTGTTTTTTGAGGATTACCCACAATTCAAAAAACACGCGGTTCCAGAAGACAGATTTAGTTGGATATGGTACTATGGTATGCAGTATATGGGTGATAAAGAATCGCATAATACCAGTTTAGAAATGGCGAATAAAATTCTGATGCGAAACAAGGTTAGTGAACAAGTAGCATTGTTTGTACCCACAATGCACGCTCAGTTAAGCTTCAATAAATTGGCTGGAACCGATATGTTAAGTCACTTGGACTTTTTGGATGCCTTAACTGACTTTCATTCAAATCTAAGACTTGGCTTTTATCCTGAAATTTTCAATGAACAATCAGCAGATGTTATTGATTGGAAAAAACATCAAGCGAAATACCATGAACTTAATGGTGATTTTAGTTGGGTTTTAATTTTGTTACCAACACTTATAATTACATTGCTGATAGGTGGTATTGGCATATTAAATCTAAAAAAGGTATAAAATAAGAGGTCGGAATTTCCGGCCTTTTATTTTACGGGTATCCCTATACACATGAGGGTTTCTCCTTTAGTAACTGGAGGTGTGCCAATTTTATAAAGAATGGTACCTGATTCTGGAGCCAAAACTTTTTCTAACAATTCACCAAATTCGTTAGTTATAACGCCTATTTTTTGTCCTTTTTTTACAGGTTCCCCAGCATATAAATCACTATAAAAAATACCTGTAGCGGGGATCTTTATGTAAACTTGGTTATCGTAAAGTTCAAGTTTTTCAGGGATATCAAAGTTGGATGTGTACATGTCCAAGGCATTCAAAACATTATAAATCCCATTCTTGTTAAGTACTACTGCATCTTCTTGTACGTTGGCCAGTTTACCTGCTTCAAAACTTAACCCTACTTTACCATCCTGTACTGCCTGTTTAAATGCATATTTGGCAGGTTCATCATCTTCAATGGTATATGGATAGGATACTACATTGGCAAAACCACTTGTTTTTGATAATTTTTTTGCCAACTCCGTGGCCTCAGATTTTCCTTTATGATTATAGTAACATACAAAAGGAATGAGGTCTTCGCTGGCATCACCACCATGAATGTCCAAAAAAACATCGGTTGGTGGAATTATATTTTTAGTAATAAAATGGGCAATTTGTTGCGTTATGGTTCCATCTTCTTTACCAGGAAAAGCATTGTTTAGATTTGCCCCGTCCAAAGGGTTGACAAAAAGTGACCTACCATAGAAAGCTGCCGTATTGGCTATGGGAAGAATAATAATTGTTCCCTTTAAGTCTTCGGGGTTTACTTCTTTTAAGAAGGACTGTACGGCCATTATTGGAGGATACTCATAACCATGAACACCTGCAAGGACTGTCAAAATTCTACCTTGTTGTTTTCCCTTCACTATGACTATCGGCAGTTTGGCCGAATTACCAAAACTATCCGTAAACTCAGTAGTATATTTTAAAATGGACGAAGCCGCTGTTTGCTCTATTTTTTGTGCAAAATTCTCTTGGGCTTTCCCATATACCGCTATTATGAAAAATATGCCACCAATAATACTACGCAAAGAGTTCAATTTTCTCATTGTTAAATTTTTGGCCCAAACGGATTTATAACTATTTGAAGGCACCGTAAAAGGCGTAAAACAAGATTTGATTATCCTGTGTCGAAGGTTTTGTTTTTAGATAAACTTCGCATATAAATATACTGATTTGATTGTAATTTAGAGTTTGGTGATTTAGTTGGGAGGTAGTGCAAAATACTGGTTTAAGGATACAAGTGATGGCTTGCTTAATCCTGTTTCCTCTTATTAATATATCATCTGTAGCGGGTGTAAAAGTGTTTAGCCCAGGTGGAACCGTTTATAGTAGGACTAAATTTGCCGTTCGAGCGATATCGGAAGGACTGCGTCACGAAGTTGGTGGAAATATCAGAACAACCACTATTGAACCAGGATTCATTGACTCTGAGTTAAAACATGGTAGCTCTTATAAGGAAAGTTCTGATTTTGTAAAAGACTTTTATGAAATTGCCATACCTTCAGATTCCATTGCAAGAACCATTGCATTTGCTATAGAACAACCCTCGGATGTAGATGTAAATGAAATATTGATTCGCCCTGCGGTTCAGGATTTCTAAACAATTAAAGAACATAGAAAATCCAATTGAAAAGATTTTTTTGTAATCTAACAATAGATTAACTGAACAATGGTTAACAATTGTATTCAATAATTAAAAAAGCGCAAGTCACTGGATTTGCGCTTTTTTAATATGACTTTCCTTAAGACTTCAAAATGAATCTAAAACATCTCAATGTTTACTGGAAACAAACTTTTCTTTATTTAGATCCATTAATCGACCGTTTTCTGTTATTAAAAAAAGCCCTTTAGATAAACCTGGATAAGTTTGGAAATAGGCATAGGAAATTGAACTTTTAAAATGGGCAATTAAAATGGTATATGCAAATGGAAAAAAAAGGCACAAGATTTTATAAGAAAGAACTTGGATAGGTTGCTTTAAAAAGCTAAGGTCAACTAGTTTGCCATCATGTTCTTAATTAATTGGGGTAAAAGTTCAAGTAAAGGACAAAAAATGTAAACACTAGGCGCCTTTCGCATTAGTCATAATTGATTAAAACACTTCAAATTTTATTGATTCTTAAAATTTAAAAAATACAAGGCCATATAAATATTATAAAAGTGCTTCTAATTAGCATCTTTAAAATAAGTTTGTTAAAATGAAGAAAACAACAACTAAGATTATAAAAATTAGTCCGAACCAATGCCACCATGGCCTTCGAAGTTTCAACTCGTTTTCGTAATAGATTTTTTTTAGTTCAAAATCAAACTCACTTTTCTTTGAAGTCTTTTTACAATAATCGCATTCGCCAAATGTTCTCCTACCCATTGGAAAAATGGGAATCAGAAAAACATGAAAGTAACGTCCATATTCTATAATATTTTGTTGTACGTTGGTTTCACAATAGCTACATTGTTTTTTTTTAATTTTCAATGACCCAATATAGCTTGATCTTAATCCAAAAATTTTCATGCAAAAGAGGTTTAAGTTGTTGTTTTGTCAAGCCCTTTTTTCTTTCTAATATGGAAAATCAACGCTTTAACGTAAAATGATTCTTTATTGTTCGGCCATTTTGCAATTTCAAAACAAACCAATAATCACTTGATGGAAGTTTACGGCCATTTAAAGTTCCATCCCACCCAAGATGACCGGATGTCAATTGCTTTAGGAGTTTGCCATATCTATCAAAAATTTGAACAGTGACATTCGAAAATCCTTCAATACCTTTAATGTGCCAATAATCGTTTACCCCATCGTTGTTAGGGGTAAAAAATTTGGGATAGTCCAAAATGAAAAAGTTTTTTGTAGTAGTGCCACACCCATTTATATTCCTAACATGCATGGTGTAAGCTCCGCCTAGAACATCTAAAAAAAGATTGCTATTTTGGTAATGTAATCCATCAATGGAATATTCAATAGCTTCTTCCGCCGAGGCGAGCACTTCGACGGTATTACTAGATGAAAAGTCGTTAATACTAATTTCGTCAATTTTTGGAATCTTGGGTTGTTCAACAGAAAAGGAAAATGTCTTTTCGCATAGTAGCCCAT is a genomic window of Flagellimonas sp. CMM7 containing:
- a CDS encoding Two component regulator three Y domain-containing protein, whose amino-acid sequence is MLNSSKILILLYLIPALTIAQNLLPPIYNYKPLEYKGASKNWGLSVNEKGELFVANNKGLLYFNGEKWSLNKLPNNTIIRSAASVGDRIYTGSYEEFGFWKKNKTGVLEYTSLTHLIKNHLFTSEEFWEILQVDNKILFRSFSAIYIYENDKITVIDPQEIISDIIAYKNRIIVAAGTEGLFEIKDEAIVPLDNQGLLVDKTITDMVIIENGLLIGTKLNGCYLLDDAKLEPWKAMVNDELKMHQLNKILNLTTKKIAFGTIKNGVYLFDPDTQTSQVLNKESGLQNNTVLAMLQFNNQLWLGLDNGIARVRLNNPITYYTDYYGTLGMVYDMAFHNNKLYVGSNTGVFYFENNELKFVEGSQGHVWDLEVVADNLFCGHNTGTYKLNHTKLEKVSSFSGGYEIKKIPEQNSSYMQGTYNGLVKYKKREDDSWEVTKVDGDVNFPIKQLCFETPNILWAAHPYKGFYRIHINNDFDEVVSIKQYIGENAPSEFNIKIYNIKNQIVFFNDKTWYKYDPILDRIILFEEFQKFNNKELLFFDDSYFWFVDNEEEKEIIHTNLKTDSLLITDLQLRERLVSDSQNMIKLSDSLAFITLSDGFAKINRSQFQKQLDSFALPTPTLNFIKDEKDTHTVNQNALKIPFKYSHDITIEVASPELIQPRYHYKLKGPKNYEAYATNGFINFQNLPYGDYFFNVSTVGIDNETSSPSTVEFKISPLGTFPR
- a CDS encoding ABC transporter ATP-binding protein; the encoded protein is MLKAVNVTKSYNGKVALKDISFEVGRGEIFCLLGQNGAGKTTTINIFLGFIEKDGGQAFVGNKEVGKDKINQLTAYIPETVQLYSNLSGIENLDFFSRLAGFTYTTQQLEEFLTKTGLQQDAQHKRLSSYSKGMRQKVGIAVALAKNAEVIFMDEPTSGLDPKATAEFTKICKELAGLGKVIFMATHDIFNAVELGTTIGIMKEGVLAQQLKANEIDAGQLNQLYLETI
- a CDS encoding TonB-dependent receptor domain-containing protein, which codes for MKKYILLTIALLTLQLSVGQLSVKGKITDQQGNAVFGATISYNNTDTGKYGGAVTEQDGNFNLELPQTGAYQLKIDYIGMRSQSFDYTFDEEKEYDLGMLVLEESLQQLQSVEVIGRARQDYNSDYSFSATKVAIKNRELPQAVATVTKELLADRQAFQLTDAVKTVSNVAITGLYNHYNIRGITQADDGQVLNGMRTRQYYFLQPITSHLERVEVIKGPSSVTFSSADPGGTVNMVTKKPLFEKRNEVSVAAGSFGTLRATADFTGPLNDSKTLLYRFNAAFQEADSFRDVVNNNAFLISPSLSYIPNDNTSLNVEMIYNNAEGNLDRGQPIFGAINGEFDLNSTPITRNVGASSDHYKNKEFIFMTNFSKKFTENFGFNAQYMKQTWDEDLAEHRVDGTAVDIDGNVIPTLARMRYDERQQFWETDNFSGFFNFDIKKGKVTNKLLVGYDATRWERKIGAGFLRARRYLTVSGGQSNFDPDNPDNFQQMVVDGVTMPVPAVPHFNLEDPFNGARNTNAYNLAELTIPANLNTSNGIYIQNQFKIGKFSALVNLRYEWFKDIFDYEGDEQEFKANSLIPRLGLTYEINKDISAYATYLEGFQPHTNTVSLSPTAEGFFWAASPGRFDPLESNLKEVGFKGEFMNGKVFANLAIFEITQKNLLLGDTYDLDNLTTRGEQRSRGFEMDISGYVSPNFQLIASYGYNDAEIVEDAIEEFIGERIGGAPKHNANFWTRYDFVNEALRGIGVGFGAQYVDERFTWYNPTYDTGRVLLPDYTVFDAAVYYKPNNTGIQLTLKVNNLFDETYWLGGLNPSRLGPGAPRNVLLNATYKF
- a CDS encoding DUF3526 domain-containing protein, which codes for MRKKVIYLLARQLWIDAFRSKVMQLASILLGLLLAFSIYTGWQNYHDQNFTRDLIQDEVRESWESNPDKHPHRMAHYGSFALRLKHVLSVFDLGMENFVGNAVFLEAHKQNTVNFSEASMSTGLLRFGEVSLAMLLKVIAPLLIFYLGFATISGERESGTLKLLIGQGIIRKEIVFGKWLGLWSLSLVFLITVFTILLFFVVLEGHEVQHASSFSRYLVLLVAYWLFFGVLSAITILVSAFSKTAKGALVKLLGIWLLFVIVLPKSLQAMGYYLYPTPSKIEMETAVEHDLKKLGDSHNPDDPHFKALRDSVLKAHNVDKVDDLPFNYSGFIMAQGEDLSTHVYLEHQNKLYNVYSKQNDVERLSAFINPYTAIKNLSMAFSGTDFKSFLHFKEKAEAYRFNLAQEMNQLQMDLIPNRGKAGPSKISNTYWKEFPPFEYRFLKLSEVVHNEMTSLLALILWSVLVVLGLLRLSTKLKAI
- a CDS encoding DUF3526 domain-containing protein, with the translated sequence MIKLLFKSFFRTKIFVVSLVLLLTVGVISILIGKQYLVKQEKAIVAAEKFQEKSIENNVQYHKEDLGLLLYYLRFTLIKQPASLSAISIGQSDVNPILQAVTIRGLEGQKYDTDFENPSLLMSGNLDLGFVIIYLFPLVLIALTFNLYSEEKELGTWRMLAAQTKNKMIFLLQKLGIRVLFVFVLLLLLILLASAILQIEYDQNLLAFAIQGFLYLSFWSALCLLVVSFRKKSSFNAIGLIAIWVVLTILFPAIINNYVLNKYQVPEALHAMLEQRDGYHEKWDLEKDVTMNVFFEDYPQFKKHAVPEDRFSWIWYYGMQYMGDKESHNTSLEMANKILMRNKVSEQVALFVPTMHAQLSFNKLAGTDMLSHLDFLDALTDFHSNLRLGFYPEIFNEQSADVIDWKKHQAKYHELNGDFSWVLILLPTLIITLLIGGIGILNLKKV